One Glycine max cultivar Williams 82 chromosome 3, Glycine_max_v4.0, whole genome shotgun sequence DNA window includes the following coding sequences:
- the LOC100794938 gene encoding plasma membrane ATPase 1 → MGEGSVELEAIVKEAVDLENIPIEEVFDNLKCTKEGLSSEQVQQRLDLFGYNKLEEKKESKILKFLGFMWNPLSWVMEAAAIMAIGMAHGGGEGGDYQDFAGIVLLLLINSTISFIEENNAGNAAAALMARLAPKAKVLRDGKWSEEDASVLVPGDIISIKLGDIIPADARLLEGDPLKIDQSALTGESLPVSKHPGEGVYSGSTCKQGEIEAVVIATGVHTFFGKAAHLVENTTHVGHFQKVLTSIGNFCICSIAVGMILEIIVIYGIHKKKYRNGIDNLLVLLIGGIPIAMPTVLSVTMAIGSHKLAQQGAITKRMTAIEEMAGMDVLCSDKTGTLTLNKLSVDKNIIEVFAKGVDSDMVVLMAARASRLENQDAIDCAIVSMLADPKEARTGIKEVHFLPFNPTDKRTALTYLDAAGKMHRVSKGAPEQILNLAHNKPEIQQRVHAIIDKFAERGLRSLAVARQEVPEGTKDSPGGPWEFVGLLPLFDPPRHDSAETIRRALDLGVSVKMITGDQLAIGKETGRRLGMGTNMYPSSSLLGENKDGLGAVAVDDLIENADGFAGVFPEHKYEIVKRLQARKHICGMTGDGVNDAPALKIADIGIAVADATDAARSASDIVLTEPGLSVIISAVLTSRAIFQRMKNYTIYAISITIRIVLGFMLLNSFWKFDFPPFMVLVIAILNDGTIMTISKDRVKPSPLPDSWKLSEIFTTGIVLGSYLALMTVIFFYIVVETNFFPDHFGVKHFHYNPDASIKDPTKRMLGSAVYLQVSTISQALIFVTRSRGWSYTERPGLLLVTAFIIAQAIATVVSATLSWRLAGIKSIGWGWTGVIWLYNIITYLFLDPLKFAVRYALSGRAWNTVINQRTAFTNKNDFGKEAREAAWATEQRTLHGLQSAESKGFTDKHTFREINTLAEEARRRAEIARLRELHTLKGRVESFAKLRGLDIDAMNGHYTV, encoded by the exons ATGGGAGAGGGGTCTGTGGAACTTGAGGCTATTGTAAAGGAAGCTGTTGATCTG GAGAACATTCCTATTGAGGAGGTTTTTGATAATCTCAAATGCACAAAAGAAGGTTTAAGCTCCGAGCAAGTACAACAGAGGCTTGACTTGTTTGGATACAATAAGcttgaagaaaaaaag GAAAGTAAGATACTGAAGTTTTTGGGCTTTATGTGGAATCCTCTGTCATGGGTTATGGAAGCTGCTGCTATCATGGCCATAGGCATGGCACATGGAGGG GGTGAAGGTGGAGATTATCAAGATTTTGCTGGCATAGTTCTTTTGCTACTTATAAACTCCACCATCAGTTTCATAGAAGAAAACAATGCTGGCAATGCAGCTGCTGCCCTTATGGCCAGATTAGCCCCCAAAGCAAAG GTACTTCGTGATGGAAAATGGAGTGAAGAAGATGCTTCAGTGTTGGTTCCCGGAGACATAATTAGCATCAAGCTTGGTGACATCATTCCTGCTGATGCACGTCTCCTTGAAGGCGATCCTTTGAAGATTGATCAG TCTGCTCTTACTGGAGAGTCACTTCCTGTCTCAAAACATCCTGGAGAAGGAGTATATTCTGGTTCAACTTGCAAGCAAGGAGAAATTGAGGCAGTAGTTATTGCAACTGGAGTTCACACCTTTTTTGGGAAGGCAGCTCATCTTGTGGAAAACACAACACATGTTGGACATTTCCAAAAG GTTCTAACATCTATTGGGAATTTCTGCATCTGTTCAATTGCTGTTGGTATGATTTTGGAAATCATTGTGATATATGGAATCCATAAAAAGAAATACCGAAATGGTATTGATAACCTCCTTGTGCTATTGATTGGTGGCATCCCTATTGCAATGCCAACTGTCCTTTCTGTTACTATGGCTATTGGTTCACACAAGTTGGCTCAGCAG GGTGCCATAACAAAGAGAATGACTGCCATTGAAGAAATGGCTGGAATGGACGTGTTATGTAGTGACAAAACAGGCACATTAACTCTTAACAAGCTTTCAGTGGACAAGAATATCATTGAG GTTTTTGCTAAAGGGGTTGATAGTGATATGGTTGTACTTATGGCTGCAAGAGCATCAAGGCTAGAGAACCAAGACGCAATTGATTGTGCTATAGTTTCGATGTTAGCAGACCCAAAGGAG GCACGAACTGGAATAAAAGAAGTTCATTTCCTTCCATTCAATCCAACTGATAAAAGAACTGCACTTACATACCTTGATGCTGCCGGTAAAATGCACAGAGTTAGCAAAGGTGCACCAGAGCAG ATTCTCAATCTTGCACATAACAAACCAGAAATCCAACAGAGGGTTCATGCAATTATTGACAAGTTTGCAGAACGTGGACTTCGTTCTCTTGCAGTCGCCCGTCAG GAAGTACCTGAGGGAACTAAAGACAGTCCAGGAGGACCATGGGAGTTTGTTGGCCTGCTCCCTCTTTTCGATCCTCCTCGCCATGATAGTGCAGAAACAATTAGAAGAGCTCTTGATCTTGGCGTGAGTGTAAAAATGATCACTG GTGATCAACTTGCAATAGGTAAGGAAACAGGAAGGCGTCTAGGGATGGGAACTAACATGTATCCTTCTTCATCACTGCTTGGTGAAAATAAAGATGGATTGGGTGCTGTCGCCGTTGATGATCTCATTGAGAATGCTGATGGTTTTGCTGGAGTCTTTCCTG AGCACAAGTATGAGATTGTGAAGAGGTTACAAGCTAGAAAGCACATTTGTGGGATGACTGGTGATGGGGTGAATGATGCACCTGCCCTGAAGATAGCAGACATAGGTATTGCTGTAGCAGATGCTACAGATGCAGCCAGAAGTGCTTCTGACATAGTCCTAACCGAACCCGGGTTGAGTGTGATCATAAGTGCAGTTTTAACTAGCCGTGCGATTTTCCAGAGAATGAAAAACTACACA ATATATGCTATATCTATCACTATTCGTATTGTG CTTGGTTTCATGTTACTGAACAGCTTTTGGAAATTCGACTTTCCTCCCTTTATGGTTCTTGTCATTGCCATTCTCAATGATG GTACCATCATGACAATATCTAAAGACAGGGTTAAGCCTTCTCCACTTCCTGATAGTTGGAAGCTTAGTGAAATCTTTACAACTGGGATTGTTCTTGGCAGCTATCTGGCTCTAATGACTGTGATCTTCTTCTATATAGTTGTTGAAACAAACTTCTTTCCT GACCATTTTGGTGTGAAACACTTTCACTACAATCCAGATGCTTCTATCAAAGATCCAACCAAAAGAATGTTGGGATCTGCTGTCTATCTTCAAGTCAGTACAATTAGTCAAGCCTTAATTTTCGTGACACGCTCAAGGGGTTGGTCCTACACAGAAAGACCTGGTCTTTTGCTTGTCACTGCCTTCATCATTGCTCAAGCG ATTGCAACTGTTGTATCTGCCACTCTCAGTTGGAGACTTGCTGGAATCAAAAGTATTGGTTGGGGCTGGACAGGAGTCATATGGTTATACAATATTATAACGTATCTATTTCTAGATCCTTTAAAGTTTGCTGTTCGTTACGCACTCAGTGGAAGGGCTTGGAATACAGTGATAAACCAAAGG ACTGCATTCACCAACAAAAATGACTTTGGTAAAGAAGCTCGTGAGGCTGCATGGGCAACCGAGCAGAGAACCTTACATGGCCTCCAATCTGCTGAGTCAAAAGGGTTTACAGACAAGCACACCTTCAGAGAAATTAATACATTGGCAGAAGAGGCTAGGAGGCGCGCAGAGATAGCAAG GCTGAGAGAGCTTCACACTCTCAAAGGTAGAGTGGAATCATTTGCCAAGCTAAGGGGTCTGGACATTGATGCCATGAACGGACACTACACTGTCTAA
- the LOC100797408 gene encoding protein prenyltransferase alpha subunit repeat-containing protein 1 isoform X1 produces the protein MSEESHSNVEAMDLLRQFEDILEFDALIDELGFIHPSQFALLKEESYISSNLSDEAIHQSADGVVISEESSKQDNLYFWNRDHKLGISTHVLLPLYRAAKHVFMTTLKQYRMCDNQSDKVGICLPASSSSCDHLESMLLRHSKSLLLLSCDFLTAWNCRKLIVSKKKLSMFVDELLLSELVLSYSPKSEQAWNHRRWVIKSISANCSNFNEILGKESELVEKIAERSKMNYRAWNHRCWLISYMTIEQVLYELKKSRSWAALHVADNCCFHYRRRLLLKFMENQNSVEETVSYGHNADIVQALKDELDWNETLIKRYVGREALWLHRRFLSMWILDSGDASYHSKEAISMHHDFGTFLQNELCLLHSCSTFVDDFVDVQAQAAYSACYILWLKVQIAKPLESKLLEKIKDVDLKTLLDKSCPERSSLFNYFMN, from the exons ATGAGTGAAGAGTCTCATTCTAATGTAGAGGCTATGGATCTCTTACGTCAGTTTGAGGATATTCTTGAATTTGATGCTCTAAT TGACGAGCTGGGCTTCATTCATCCATCCCAATTTGCCTTGCTAAAGGAAGAATCCTACATTTCGTCTAATTTATCTGATGAAGCTATCCATCAATCAGCAGACGGGGTAGTGATCTCTGAGGAATCTTCCAAACAAGACAACCTATATTTCTGGAACAGAGATCATAAATTGGGAATTTCAACTCATGTTCTTCTACCGTTATATAGAGCTGCTAAACACGTGTTTATGACTACGTTAAAACAATACAGGATGTGtgacaatcaatctgacaaagttggaatttgcttacctgcttcttcttcttcttgtgatCATCTTGAAAGTATGCTTCTGAGACACAGCAAGTCTCTTCTGCTGCTAAGCTGTGACTTTTTGACAGCTTGGAATTGCAG AAAGTTAATAGTGTCCAAGAAGAAGCTCTCAATGTTTGTAGATGAACTTCTCCTGTCAGAACTTGTGCTCTCATATTCACCCAAAAGCGAACAAGCTTGGAATCATAG gCGGTGGGTGATCAAGTCAATCTCTGCAAACTGTTCAAATTTCAATGAGATTTTGGGAAAAGAATCTGAGCTGGTGGAAAAAATAGCTGAG AGATCAAAAATGAATTATCGTGCATGGAATCACCGTTGCTGGTTAATCTCATACATGACTATCGAACAG GTTCTGTATGAATTAAAGAAATCCAGAAGCTGGGCTGCACTGCATGTTGCTGATAATTGTTGTTTTCATTATCGCAGA cGTCTATTACTGAAATTTATGGAGAACCAAAATTCTGTGGAAGAAACTGTATCTTATGGTCATAATGCTGATATTGTCCAAGCCTTGAAG GATGAACTTGATTGGAATGAAACATTGATAAAACGTTATGTTGGAAGAGAG GCTCTATGGCTTCATCGTCGCTTCCTTTCCATGTGGATACTTGATTCCGGTGATGCATCCTACCACTCCAAGGAGGCAATCAGCATGCATCATGACTTTGGCACCTTTCTGCAGAATGAATTATGTCTTCTCCATTCCTGCTCAACTTTTGTTGATGATTTTGTGGATGTCCAAGCACAAGCTGCATATTCTGCTTGTTACATACTGTGGTTAAAAGTG CAAATCGCCAAGCCTCTGGAGAGTAAGCTCTTAGAGAAGATAAAAGATGTAGATCTGAAGACCTTGTTGGATAAGTCATGCCCAGAGAGATCCTCACTCTTCAATTACTTTATGAACTAG
- the LOC100797408 gene encoding protein prenyltransferase alpha subunit repeat-containing protein 1 isoform X2 → MKWVSCLQIEECASLVSSLIDELGFIHPSQFALLKEESYISSNLSDEAIHQSADGVVISEESSKQDNLYFWNRDHKLGISTHVLLPLYRAAKHVFMTTLKQYRMCDNQSDKVGICLPASSSSCDHLESMLLRHSKSLLLLSCDFLTAWNCRKLIVSKKKLSMFVDELLLSELVLSYSPKSEQAWNHRRWVIKSISANCSNFNEILGKESELVEKIAERSKMNYRAWNHRCWLISYMTIEQVLYELKKSRSWAALHVADNCCFHYRRRLLLKFMENQNSVEETVSYGHNADIVQALKDELDWNETLIKRYVGREALWLHRRFLSMWILDSGDASYHSKEAISMHHDFGTFLQNELCLLHSCSTFVDDFVDVQAQAAYSACYILWLKVQIAKPLESKLLEKIKDVDLKTLLDKSCPERSSLFNYFMN, encoded by the exons ATGAAATGGGTTTCATGTCTGCAAATTGAGGAATGTGCAAGTCTTGTCAGCTCGCTCAT TGACGAGCTGGGCTTCATTCATCCATCCCAATTTGCCTTGCTAAAGGAAGAATCCTACATTTCGTCTAATTTATCTGATGAAGCTATCCATCAATCAGCAGACGGGGTAGTGATCTCTGAGGAATCTTCCAAACAAGACAACCTATATTTCTGGAACAGAGATCATAAATTGGGAATTTCAACTCATGTTCTTCTACCGTTATATAGAGCTGCTAAACACGTGTTTATGACTACGTTAAAACAATACAGGATGTGtgacaatcaatctgacaaagttggaatttgcttacctgcttcttcttcttcttgtgatCATCTTGAAAGTATGCTTCTGAGACACAGCAAGTCTCTTCTGCTGCTAAGCTGTGACTTTTTGACAGCTTGGAATTGCAG AAAGTTAATAGTGTCCAAGAAGAAGCTCTCAATGTTTGTAGATGAACTTCTCCTGTCAGAACTTGTGCTCTCATATTCACCCAAAAGCGAACAAGCTTGGAATCATAG gCGGTGGGTGATCAAGTCAATCTCTGCAAACTGTTCAAATTTCAATGAGATTTTGGGAAAAGAATCTGAGCTGGTGGAAAAAATAGCTGAG AGATCAAAAATGAATTATCGTGCATGGAATCACCGTTGCTGGTTAATCTCATACATGACTATCGAACAG GTTCTGTATGAATTAAAGAAATCCAGAAGCTGGGCTGCACTGCATGTTGCTGATAATTGTTGTTTTCATTATCGCAGA cGTCTATTACTGAAATTTATGGAGAACCAAAATTCTGTGGAAGAAACTGTATCTTATGGTCATAATGCTGATATTGTCCAAGCCTTGAAG GATGAACTTGATTGGAATGAAACATTGATAAAACGTTATGTTGGAAGAGAG GCTCTATGGCTTCATCGTCGCTTCCTTTCCATGTGGATACTTGATTCCGGTGATGCATCCTACCACTCCAAGGAGGCAATCAGCATGCATCATGACTTTGGCACCTTTCTGCAGAATGAATTATGTCTTCTCCATTCCTGCTCAACTTTTGTTGATGATTTTGTGGATGTCCAAGCACAAGCTGCATATTCTGCTTGTTACATACTGTGGTTAAAAGTG CAAATCGCCAAGCCTCTGGAGAGTAAGCTCTTAGAGAAGATAAAAGATGTAGATCTGAAGACCTTGTTGGATAAGTCATGCCCAGAGAGATCCTCACTCTTCAATTACTTTATGAACTAG
- the LOC100797408 gene encoding protein prenyltransferase alpha subunit repeat-containing protein 1-B isoform X3, which yields MTTLKQYRMCDNQSDKVGICLPASSSSCDHLESMLLRHSKSLLLLSCDFLTAWNCRKLIVSKKKLSMFVDELLLSELVLSYSPKSEQAWNHRRWVIKSISANCSNFNEILGKESELVEKIAERSKMNYRAWNHRCWLISYMTIEQVLYELKKSRSWAALHVADNCCFHYRRRLLLKFMENQNSVEETVSYGHNADIVQALKDELDWNETLIKRYVGREALWLHRRFLSMWILDSGDASYHSKEAISMHHDFGTFLQNELCLLHSCSTFVDDFVDVQAQAAYSACYILWLKVQIAKPLESKLLEKIKDVDLKTLLDKSCPERSSLFNYFMN from the exons ATGACTACGTTAAAACAATACAGGATGTGtgacaatcaatctgacaaagttggaatttgcttacctgcttcttcttcttcttgtgatCATCTTGAAAGTATGCTTCTGAGACACAGCAAGTCTCTTCTGCTGCTAAGCTGTGACTTTTTGACAGCTTGGAATTGCAG AAAGTTAATAGTGTCCAAGAAGAAGCTCTCAATGTTTGTAGATGAACTTCTCCTGTCAGAACTTGTGCTCTCATATTCACCCAAAAGCGAACAAGCTTGGAATCATAG gCGGTGGGTGATCAAGTCAATCTCTGCAAACTGTTCAAATTTCAATGAGATTTTGGGAAAAGAATCTGAGCTGGTGGAAAAAATAGCTGAG AGATCAAAAATGAATTATCGTGCATGGAATCACCGTTGCTGGTTAATCTCATACATGACTATCGAACAG GTTCTGTATGAATTAAAGAAATCCAGAAGCTGGGCTGCACTGCATGTTGCTGATAATTGTTGTTTTCATTATCGCAGA cGTCTATTACTGAAATTTATGGAGAACCAAAATTCTGTGGAAGAAACTGTATCTTATGGTCATAATGCTGATATTGTCCAAGCCTTGAAG GATGAACTTGATTGGAATGAAACATTGATAAAACGTTATGTTGGAAGAGAG GCTCTATGGCTTCATCGTCGCTTCCTTTCCATGTGGATACTTGATTCCGGTGATGCATCCTACCACTCCAAGGAGGCAATCAGCATGCATCATGACTTTGGCACCTTTCTGCAGAATGAATTATGTCTTCTCCATTCCTGCTCAACTTTTGTTGATGATTTTGTGGATGTCCAAGCACAAGCTGCATATTCTGCTTGTTACATACTGTGGTTAAAAGTG CAAATCGCCAAGCCTCTGGAGAGTAAGCTCTTAGAGAAGATAAAAGATGTAGATCTGAAGACCTTGTTGGATAAGTCATGCCCAGAGAGATCCTCACTCTTCAATTACTTTATGAACTAG